A single genomic interval of Noviherbaspirillum saxi harbors:
- a CDS encoding DUF6494 family protein: MNDETFNLSLRKFLKMVGVSSQGEIEKAVARALAEKAINGAETLPATMTLDIPGIHLNVKFEGKIALE; the protein is encoded by the coding sequence ATGAACGACGAGACATTCAATCTGAGCTTGCGCAAGTTCTTGAAGATGGTGGGTGTGAGTTCTCAAGGGGAAATTGAAAAGGCGGTCGCACGCGCACTGGCTGAAAAGGCAATTAATGGGGCCGAGACCTTGCCGGCAACGATGACCCTCGACATTCCCGGTATCCACCTGAACGTAAAGTTCGAGGGGAAAATCGCACTGGAGTAG
- a CDS encoding helix-turn-helix domain-containing protein — MDSLIAASARALATGDALGALKRVALRDDPPALALRGIAMAQLGEHPRARELLRRAARGFGTHEELARARCVVAEAEVALAMRDLGGSPRSLAAASATLEAHADRANALHARLIAARRLLLLGRLDEAAAALARLDARDLPPSLVAVAELTAAELALRSLHIGAARTALARAHEAADRARVPALLAEVAEARAALERPAARRLDAAGEQALRLDEVSALLASEALVVDACRHRLGVGTAWQPLARRPVLFALARALAEAWPGDADREALIACAFRIRRPNESHRARLRVEIGRLRALVTALAHIEATARGFVLRPRGERAVVVLAPPIDGDQASLVALLSDGAPWSTSALALALGASQRTVQRALAELEAVGRVRSIGRARARRWLSPPLAEFTTILLLPAALSIV, encoded by the coding sequence ATGGACTCCCTAATTGCCGCCTCCGCACGCGCACTTGCCACCGGCGACGCGCTCGGCGCCCTGAAGCGGGTCGCCCTGCGCGACGACCCGCCGGCACTGGCCTTGCGCGGCATCGCCATGGCACAGCTCGGTGAGCACCCGCGCGCCCGCGAACTCCTTCGGCGCGCTGCCCGTGGCTTCGGCACCCACGAGGAACTGGCGCGCGCTCGCTGCGTCGTTGCGGAGGCCGAGGTGGCGCTGGCCATGCGCGACCTCGGCGGCTCGCCGCGCTCGCTGGCGGCAGCCTCGGCAACGCTTGAGGCGCATGCCGATCGCGCCAACGCGCTGCACGCGCGGCTCATTGCAGCGCGCCGGCTCTTGCTGCTCGGCCGCCTCGACGAGGCTGCGGCCGCACTAGCGCGGCTTGATGCGCGTGACCTGCCCCCGTCGCTGGTGGCGGTGGCCGAGCTGACCGCGGCCGAGCTTGCGCTACGCTCGCTGCACATTGGCGCGGCGCGGACGGCGCTCGCACGTGCGCACGAAGCGGCCGATCGCGCACGCGTTCCAGCGCTCCTGGCCGAAGTGGCGGAAGCGCGGGCTGCTCTGGAGCGCCCTGCCGCCCGACGCCTCGACGCCGCCGGCGAACAAGCGCTGCGCCTCGACGAGGTCTCGGCGCTCCTGGCCTCGGAGGCGCTGGTGGTCGACGCCTGTCGTCACCGGCTGGGCGTCGGCACCGCGTGGCAGCCGCTGGCGCGCCGGCCGGTGCTGTTCGCGTTGGCGCGCGCGCTCGCCGAGGCATGGCCTGGCGATGCCGACCGGGAAGCCCTGATCGCATGCGCATTCCGAATACGACGCCCCAACGAGTCACATCGGGCGCGCCTAAGGGTCGAGATCGGCCGTCTGCGCGCGCTCGTCACGGCGCTGGCACATATCGAAGCCACCGCACGAGGCTTCGTTCTCCGGCCGCGCGGTGAACGCGCCGTCGTCGTGCTGGCGCCCCCCATCGACGGCGATCAGGCATCGCTGGTGGCATTGCTCTCCGATGGCGCGCCGTGGTCGACCTCTGCCCTGGCACTCGCCTTGGGGGCGAGCCAGCGTACCGTCCAGCGCGCACTCGCCGAGCTTGAGGCCGTCGGACGGGTGCGCTCAATCGGGCGGGCGCGGGCGCGTCGCTGGCTGTCGCCACCGCTGGCAGAATTCACGACGATCTTGTTACTCCCGGCTGCGCTGTCGATTGTGTAG
- a CDS encoding DUF899 domain-containing protein produces MNTPIDEVSTMNHPVVSRDRWIAERKTLLAHEKELTRLHDQIARERRALPWVHIDKNYVFDGLEGRRTLADLFEGRRQLLVQHFMFGPGWEQGCKSCSFMADHIDGMNVHLAHRDVTLLVVSRAPLAEIERFRQRMGWQFKWVSSHGSDFNHDFGVSFTPEEQAKGEVPYNYVMQSFPMEEAPGISIFYKDYAGEIFHTYSTYGRGVEVMMGTYNLLDLTPKGRDEHNSVDTMDWVRHHDRYEPVPVAKPAPAASSCCHARA; encoded by the coding sequence ATGAACACCCCCATTGACGAAGTGAGCACCATGAACCATCCCGTCGTGTCCAGGGACAGATGGATTGCCGAGCGCAAGACGCTGCTGGCGCACGAAAAGGAACTGACGCGCCTGCACGACCAGATCGCCCGCGAGCGTCGCGCTTTGCCATGGGTACACATTGATAAGAACTATGTCTTCGACGGGCTCGAAGGCCGGCGCACGCTCGCCGACCTGTTCGAAGGGCGACGCCAGCTGCTGGTGCAGCACTTCATGTTCGGCCCGGGGTGGGAGCAAGGTTGCAAGAGCTGCTCCTTCATGGCCGACCACATCGACGGCATGAACGTGCACCTGGCGCATCGCGACGTCACGCTACTGGTCGTCTCGCGCGCGCCGCTGGCCGAGATCGAGCGCTTTCGCCAGCGCATGGGCTGGCAATTCAAGTGGGTGTCCTCGCATGGCAGCGACTTCAACCACGATTTCGGCGTCAGCTTCACGCCGGAAGAACAAGCCAAGGGCGAGGTCCCCTACAACTACGTCATGCAGTCGTTCCCGATGGAAGAAGCGCCTGGCATCAGCATTTTCTACAAGGACTACGCTGGCGAAATCTTTCACACCTACTCGACCTATGGACGCGGCGTGGAGGTGATGATGGGCACGTATAACCTGCTCGATCTCACACCCAAGGGCCGTGATGAACACAATTCGGTCGACACCATGGATTGGGTGCGGCACCACGATCGCTACGAGCCGGTACCGGTCGCGAAGCCGGCGCCTGCGGCCAGCTCGTGCTGCCATGCGCGCGCCTGA
- a CDS encoding delta(1)-pyrroline-2-carboxylate reductase family protein: MQIFNRDQTVQALPYSKLVPAVAEAAKELAAGTIVAPERQVVTIDAASVLLCMPAIGSDVSATKLITVHGNNAQHQLPAIQGEVVVFDTATGRRLALLDGPTVTARRTAAMTLLGIETLARQKPASALIIGTGTQAAAHADALVEYFGVSKFWIAGFTHAGAESFASALGQRHGGLNVQAFAAESLKQEVPETDVIIALTTSTVPVIPAKIPPSTLAIGVGAFKPNMAEFPPELLHARQIIVDDLDGAKHEAGDLIQANVDWTGVVQLGDLLSGKVPHPTAIPVFKTVGQAAWDLAAARVAIRS, encoded by the coding sequence ATGCAAATTTTCAATCGAGACCAGACGGTCCAGGCACTTCCTTATTCCAAACTCGTTCCCGCTGTTGCCGAAGCAGCCAAGGAACTGGCCGCCGGCACTATTGTTGCGCCGGAACGCCAAGTAGTGACCATTGACGCCGCCAGCGTGCTGTTATGCATGCCCGCAATCGGCAGTGACGTCAGTGCCACCAAGCTGATCACCGTTCACGGCAACAACGCCCAACACCAACTGCCAGCAATTCAAGGTGAAGTCGTGGTCTTTGATACGGCGACAGGCCGCAGGCTTGCCCTGCTGGACGGCCCCACGGTCACTGCCCGCAGGACTGCTGCCATGACGCTCCTGGGTATTGAAACGCTGGCTCGCCAAAAGCCTGCCTCAGCGCTCATCATTGGCACCGGGACGCAAGCCGCCGCCCATGCTGATGCACTCGTCGAGTATTTCGGTGTGTCGAAGTTCTGGATTGCCGGCTTTACCCACGCAGGTGCCGAATCGTTTGCATCTGCTCTGGGACAACGGCATGGGGGATTGAATGTGCAGGCGTTTGCCGCCGAATCGCTCAAGCAGGAGGTCCCAGAAACCGACGTAATCATCGCGCTGACGACCTCGACTGTTCCGGTGATTCCGGCAAAGATCCCACCCAGTACACTTGCCATTGGAGTAGGTGCATTCAAGCCGAATATGGCGGAGTTTCCGCCTGAGCTGCTGCATGCCCGGCAAATTATTGTCGACGACTTGGATGGTGCGAAGCATGAGGCCGGCGACCTGATTCAGGCAAACGTCGATTGGACTGGTGTCGTCCAATTGGGCGACCTCCTTTCAGGCAAAGTGCCACATCCAACGGCTATTCCTGTTTTCAAGACGGTCGGCCAGGCAGCATGGGATCTGGCTGCGGCCAGGGTGGCAATCAGGAGCTAA
- the lhpH gene encoding trans-3-hydroxy-L-proline dehydratase, which translates to MLNFLRTIQTIDAHTGGEPLRILTSGMPPIPGKNILEKRAWLKENRDDLRQFLMNEPRGHADMYGAYLLPPTTPDADFGVIFIHNEGYSDMCGHGIIALGKVLVEMGYVERQSPTTRIGFDSPAGFIEAHVEWDGVRAGAVTFRNVPAFILMRDVEVDTPSFGRIVGDIVFGGAFYYYINGKQAGLEIRPDLVRSLIQLGAETKAAVKAKVKIQHPLEPGLNELYGTIIDGAPNRAGVDQSNVCIFADREVDRSPTGTGTSGRAAQLYLRGALPLDQAYVNGSIVGSSFTVRVTESARVGELDAAITEVTGTAHISGFNQWVLEDSDPFPTGFFFR; encoded by the coding sequence ATGCTCAATTTTCTTCGTACGATCCAAACCATTGACGCACATACCGGCGGCGAGCCGTTGCGCATTCTCACATCCGGCATGCCGCCGATACCCGGGAAGAACATCCTGGAAAAACGCGCATGGCTCAAGGAAAACCGGGATGACCTCCGGCAGTTCCTGATGAACGAACCACGCGGCCACGCGGATATGTATGGCGCGTACTTGCTCCCGCCTACGACGCCTGATGCGGACTTCGGTGTGATTTTCATTCACAACGAGGGGTATAGCGACATGTGCGGTCACGGCATCATCGCACTGGGCAAAGTGCTGGTCGAAATGGGTTATGTCGAACGACAGAGCCCGACCACGCGTATCGGTTTCGACTCGCCGGCTGGCTTCATCGAGGCTCACGTCGAATGGGATGGAGTACGCGCCGGTGCGGTCACGTTCAGGAACGTTCCTGCCTTCATCCTCATGCGGGATGTTGAAGTTGACACACCATCGTTTGGGCGTATCGTCGGCGACATTGTCTTCGGCGGGGCGTTCTATTACTACATCAATGGCAAACAGGCTGGCCTTGAAATCCGGCCCGATCTGGTCCGCTCACTGATCCAGCTTGGCGCTGAAACGAAAGCGGCCGTGAAAGCCAAGGTCAAGATCCAGCATCCACTGGAACCAGGCCTGAACGAGCTGTATGGGACCATCATCGACGGCGCGCCAAATCGGGCTGGCGTTGACCAGTCGAATGTCTGTATCTTCGCTGATCGGGAGGTTGACCGCTCTCCTACCGGAACAGGCACGTCGGGACGCGCCGCACAGCTTTATTTGCGCGGCGCACTTCCGCTTGATCAGGCCTACGTCAACGGCAGTATCGTCGGCAGTAGCTTCACGGTCCGCGTGACCGAATCTGCACGGGTCGGCGAGCTTGACGCAGCCATCACAGAAGTCACGGGCACCGCGCACATCAGCGGTTTCAATCAGTGGGTGTTGGAGGACTCCGACCCGTTCCCCACTGGTTTCTTCTTTCGATAA
- a CDS encoding FadR/GntR family transcriptional regulator, whose protein sequence is MFIDSGHKLSASLKAPQLYELVAERLKNLILDGTYPPGTRLPAERQLASSLGVGRAAVREAMAELVNQGVIQTKRNSGSYVLQEAMEVIRQTKAVVSPDTSPLSTLAARLAIEPLIAQFAAAIGKRDAELERLLDLMESVSNLADPRQRHEWNEHDRQFHERIALMTANPVMIGIANVIATAVDEPLWRQLRDTGIHDPARARLYVYEHRLIYEAIATGNQEAAGFYVRQHLERVQKDMLTFG, encoded by the coding sequence ATGTTTATTGATAGCGGCCACAAACTTTCTGCTTCCCTAAAGGCCCCTCAGCTATACGAATTGGTAGCTGAGCGACTGAAAAACCTGATTCTTGATGGGACGTACCCGCCTGGAACGCGCCTTCCGGCTGAGCGCCAATTGGCATCGTCGTTGGGCGTAGGACGCGCCGCTGTGCGTGAAGCAATGGCGGAACTGGTGAATCAAGGCGTCATCCAGACCAAGCGAAATTCCGGATCGTATGTCTTGCAAGAAGCAATGGAGGTGATCCGGCAGACAAAGGCAGTTGTAAGCCCAGACACCAGCCCTTTGTCGACCTTGGCGGCTAGATTAGCGATCGAGCCGTTGATTGCTCAATTTGCCGCGGCGATTGGGAAACGTGATGCGGAGCTGGAGCGGCTTTTAGACTTGATGGAATCAGTCAGCAACTTGGCTGATCCGAGACAACGGCACGAATGGAATGAGCACGATCGGCAATTCCATGAGCGAATTGCGTTGATGACTGCAAACCCCGTCATGATTGGTATTGCCAACGTGATCGCGACTGCCGTGGACGAGCCGTTATGGCGGCAGCTACGCGATACTGGCATTCATGATCCCGCTCGCGCCCGTCTGTATGTGTATGAACACCGGTTGATTTATGAAGCCATTGCAACCGGCAACCAGGAAGCGGCCGGCTTTTATGTTCGGCAACATCTGGAACGAGTTCAAAAGGACATGCTCACTTTTGGCTAG
- the paoA gene encoding aldehyde dehydrogenase iron-sulfur subunit PaoA yields MTEFNPSRWNLLKATAVATSGAAIVGRLAPEAGAAPVAQPAQPPQATTPATMNVLLRVNGTEHQLMIDPRITLLDALRECLHLTGSKKGCDQGQCGACTVIVDGRRITSCLALAVMQQGHDITTIEGLGTPVNLHPMQAAFIKHDGYQCGFCTPGQICSAVAMLDEVKAGIPSHATTDLTQPPAATTEEFRERMSGNICRCGAYSNIQEAIAEVAGVKA; encoded by the coding sequence ATGACCGAATTCAATCCGTCACGGTGGAATTTACTCAAAGCCACTGCAGTGGCGACCAGCGGCGCCGCGATCGTAGGACGGCTGGCCCCCGAGGCAGGAGCTGCACCTGTCGCGCAACCGGCACAGCCGCCGCAGGCGACGACGCCAGCAACCATGAACGTTCTACTGCGTGTCAACGGTACCGAACACCAGTTGATGATCGATCCGCGCATCACGCTTCTCGATGCACTACGTGAATGCCTGCATCTGACCGGCAGCAAGAAAGGATGCGACCAGGGCCAGTGCGGCGCCTGCACCGTCATTGTCGACGGGCGCCGCATCACCTCTTGCCTCGCGCTGGCCGTGATGCAGCAAGGACATGACATCACGACGATCGAGGGCTTGGGGACGCCGGTGAATCTGCATCCCATGCAGGCGGCCTTCATCAAGCACGACGGCTACCAATGCGGCTTCTGTACGCCTGGCCAGATCTGCTCTGCCGTTGCCATGCTTGATGAAGTCAAAGCCGGAATCCCTAGTCATGCCACCACCGATCTGACCCAGCCGCCTGCAGCGACGACCGAAGAGTTTCGTGAGCGGATGAGCGGCAACATCTGCCGGTGCGGTGCTTATTCGAATATTCAGGAGGCGATCGCTGAGGTCGCGGGGGTGAAAGCATGA
- a CDS encoding FAD binding domain-containing protein, translating into MKPFTYERAASPAEAAAAAARTTGARFIAGGTNLLDLMKLQIETPSHLIDVNDLGLDKIEQTMEGGLRIGALVRNTDLAADERVRRDYAVLSRALLSGASGQLRNQATTAGNLLQRTRCPYFYDTNQPCNKRQPGTGCGAIGGYSRHHAIVGTSDACIATHPSDMAVAMRVLDAAVETMRPNGSTRTIPIADFHRLPRNTPHIENALEPGELITAVTLPQPVGGTQVYRKVRDRASYAFALVSVAAIVQQDGTGRVALGGVAHKPWRVEGAEHDMPRGARAVTSRLLADARTTHNNAFKVPLVERTLASILNKA; encoded by the coding sequence ATGAAGCCTTTTACCTATGAGAGAGCTGCCTCGCCCGCCGAAGCGGCGGCGGCAGCGGCCCGGACCACAGGGGCAAGGTTTATTGCCGGCGGTACCAACCTGCTCGACCTGATGAAGCTGCAAATCGAAACGCCATCGCATTTGATCGATGTGAATGACCTTGGCCTGGACAAGATCGAGCAAACCATGGAGGGCGGATTGCGGATCGGTGCGCTGGTGCGCAATACCGATCTGGCTGCAGATGAGCGCGTGCGGCGCGACTACGCTGTGTTGTCACGTGCGCTGCTTTCCGGCGCATCGGGTCAGTTGCGCAATCAGGCCACAACGGCTGGAAACCTGCTTCAGCGTACCCGGTGCCCTTATTTCTACGACACCAATCAGCCATGCAACAAACGCCAGCCCGGCACTGGCTGCGGGGCAATTGGCGGATATAGCCGGCATCACGCCATCGTCGGTACAAGCGATGCTTGCATTGCCACGCACCCAAGCGATATGGCAGTGGCGATGCGTGTGCTCGATGCGGCCGTCGAGACGATGCGCCCTAACGGATCAACGCGCACCATTCCGATTGCCGACTTTCACCGCCTGCCTCGCAATACGCCGCATATTGAGAATGCACTTGAGCCGGGTGAATTGATCACTGCCGTCACGCTGCCCCAGCCAGTGGGCGGCACGCAGGTGTACCGGAAGGTACGTGACCGCGCTTCCTATGCTTTTGCGCTGGTGTCGGTGGCGGCCATCGTTCAGCAGGATGGCACCGGGAGGGTCGCGCTCGGGGGCGTTGCACACAAGCCATGGCGGGTGGAAGGCGCCGAACATGACATGCCGCGTGGAGCAAGGGCCGTCACAAGCCGGCTTCTCGCCGACGCACGCACGACGCACAACAACGCATTCAAGGTTCCCCTGGTAGAGCGCACGCTCGCGTCCATCCTTAACAAAGCATAG
- the paoC gene encoding aldehyde oxidoreductase molybdenum-binding subunit PaoC, producing MKFDTPAGNNPIDQLKVIGQPVDRIDGPPKTTGTAPYAYDRYDVVPNQAYGYVLGSAIAKGRILSMDLTAAKTSPGVITIVNAQNAGKLVKGDLNTARLLGGPDIQHYHQAIAVVVAETFEQARAAAELVRVDYVRSKGTYDLTAVKGKATPADVFNAAGETSVGNFMGSFAPAAVQLDAMYSTAHESHSMLEPHATVAAWDGGELTLWTSNQMIAWAVSDMAKTLGISKEKIRVLSPYVGGGFGAKLFLRSDALMAALAARAARRPVKVALQRALIPNNTVHRSATIQRVRIGATRDGKITAIGHESWSGNLPGGGLEAGAVQTRALYAGANRMTSNRLAVLDLPEANAMRAPNEAPGLAVLEIAMDEMAEKLAMDPIDFRIRNDTQVVPDFPATPGSSDPQSKKAEQTEKPNPHPPFSKRQLVQCFQIGAQRFGWDRRNPKPGQVRDGRWFIGMGVASAFRDNLVTKSAARVRLDNQGAVTVETDMTDIGTGSYTIIAQTAAEMLGVPLNKVRVRLGDSSFPVSCGSGGQWGGNSSTSGVYAACMKLREAVAQKAGLSATDAVFSDGHIRSGSRSIALADLAGGRGLVAEDVIEFDKLNAQYQQSTFGAHFVEVGVDAVTGEIRVRRMLAVCAAGRILNPKTARSQVIGAMTMGVGAALMEHLAVDTRYGFFVNHDLAGYEVPVHADIPHQEVIFLDETDPVSSPMKAKGVGELGMCGIAAAVANAVYNATGVRVRDYPITLDKLIEKMPPPV from the coding sequence ATGAAATTCGACACTCCTGCCGGTAATAATCCGATCGACCAGCTCAAAGTCATCGGACAGCCTGTTGATCGCATCGATGGCCCGCCCAAGACGACCGGAACAGCCCCCTATGCCTATGACCGATACGACGTGGTGCCGAATCAGGCATACGGGTATGTGCTGGGCTCGGCGATCGCGAAAGGCCGTATTCTTTCAATGGACCTGACGGCCGCAAAAACATCTCCGGGCGTCATTACTATCGTCAACGCGCAAAATGCCGGAAAGCTTGTGAAAGGCGATTTGAATACCGCCCGGTTATTGGGTGGACCTGACATTCAACACTACCACCAGGCCATTGCAGTAGTTGTTGCCGAGACCTTTGAGCAGGCACGCGCAGCGGCCGAGCTTGTACGCGTGGACTACGTACGTTCAAAGGGCACGTATGACCTGACTGCGGTAAAGGGCAAGGCGACCCCGGCGGACGTCTTTAACGCCGCTGGAGAAACGTCGGTTGGCAACTTCATGGGTTCCTTCGCTCCAGCGGCTGTACAGCTGGATGCGATGTATTCGACTGCGCACGAATCCCACTCTATGCTGGAGCCGCATGCAACAGTTGCTGCTTGGGACGGCGGCGAGCTGACCTTGTGGACCTCCAATCAGATGATCGCCTGGGCCGTGAGCGACATGGCTAAGACGCTGGGAATATCGAAGGAAAAGATCCGTGTCCTCTCACCCTACGTCGGTGGCGGCTTCGGCGCGAAACTCTTCCTGCGCTCCGATGCTTTGATGGCGGCGCTCGCAGCCCGCGCCGCCCGGCGTCCCGTCAAAGTCGCATTACAGCGTGCCCTGATTCCAAACAATACGGTTCACCGCTCGGCGACGATCCAGCGCGTGCGGATCGGCGCCACCAGGGATGGAAAGATTACTGCCATCGGACATGAAAGCTGGTCCGGCAACCTGCCGGGCGGCGGTCTTGAGGCTGGCGCCGTGCAGACGCGGGCGCTCTATGCAGGAGCCAACCGCATGACATCGAACCGGCTTGCAGTGCTCGACCTTCCCGAAGCGAATGCAATGCGTGCGCCAAACGAGGCCCCCGGCCTTGCAGTATTGGAAATTGCGATGGACGAGATGGCCGAAAAACTGGCGATGGACCCCATTGATTTTCGCATCAGGAACGATACGCAAGTGGTTCCGGATTTCCCGGCCACACCTGGATCAAGCGACCCGCAGTCCAAGAAAGCGGAGCAGACGGAAAAACCCAATCCGCATCCGCCGTTCTCGAAGCGGCAACTGGTGCAGTGCTTCCAGATCGGCGCGCAACGCTTTGGCTGGGACAGGCGCAATCCGAAACCGGGTCAGGTGCGCGATGGGCGATGGTTCATCGGAATGGGAGTGGCATCGGCCTTCCGCGACAATCTCGTGACTAAGTCGGCGGCAAGGGTGCGATTGGACAATCAGGGCGCCGTGACCGTTGAAACCGACATGACGGATATCGGGACCGGCAGCTATACCATCATTGCGCAGACGGCGGCCGAGATGTTGGGCGTACCGTTGAACAAGGTAAGAGTGCGATTGGGTGATTCGAGCTTTCCGGTGTCATGCGGCTCGGGCGGACAATGGGGTGGCAACAGCTCAACCTCCGGCGTTTATGCGGCTTGCATGAAACTGCGCGAAGCGGTCGCACAGAAGGCAGGACTCAGCGCCACCGACGCCGTCTTCTCAGATGGCCACATCCGGTCGGGGTCGCGCAGCATTGCGCTGGCCGACCTGGCTGGTGGCCGGGGTCTCGTTGCGGAGGATGTGATCGAATTTGACAAGCTGAACGCGCAATACCAGCAATCGACCTTCGGTGCGCACTTCGTCGAGGTCGGTGTCGATGCTGTGACCGGAGAGATCCGCGTGCGGCGCATGCTCGCAGTCTGTGCGGCAGGACGCATCCTCAATCCCAAGACAGCGCGCAGCCAGGTGATTGGTGCCATGACCATGGGTGTGGGAGCCGCACTGATGGAACATCTGGCGGTGGATACCCGGTATGGCTTCTTCGTCAATCATGACCTCGCCGGATATGAGGTTCCCGTGCACGCCGACATTCCCCATCAGGAGGTGATTTTCCTCGATGAGACCGATCCCGTTTCATCTCCGATGAAGGCAAAAGGCGTCGGAGAACTCGGCATGTGCGGTATCGCGGCAGCCGTGGCGAACGCGGTCTACAACGCCACGGGGGTGCGGGTGCGCGATTACCCAATCACGCTTGACAAACTGATCGAGAAAATGCCGCCGCCAGTCTGA
- a CDS encoding cupin domain-containing protein, whose translation MTHLSIRVLPLILLASSGLYAGAASSANETPRPENARQPQVITRPGSQASVKGPPEYFTGSVRVDPMFAAKDPAPYSGAMVTFEPGARSAWHTHPAGQYLVVTSGVGWTQEWGGSVAEIRAGDVIWCPPGVKHWHGAAPTTAMSHIALTGTLNGKNVEWMEKVSDEQYRK comes from the coding sequence ATGACGCATCTCAGCATCCGGGTATTGCCGCTCATCCTGCTTGCCTCATCGGGTTTATATGCGGGCGCAGCCAGTTCTGCAAATGAAACACCCCGACCTGAAAATGCCAGGCAGCCGCAGGTGATCACCCGGCCTGGATCTCAGGCCTCCGTCAAAGGCCCGCCTGAGTACTTCACTGGCAGCGTCCGTGTCGATCCTATGTTTGCGGCGAAAGATCCTGCTCCTTACTCTGGTGCGATGGTGACCTTCGAGCCCGGCGCCCGGTCCGCATGGCATACGCATCCTGCTGGCCAATATCTGGTTGTGACCTCAGGCGTGGGCTGGACCCAGGAATGGGGTGGGTCGGTGGCGGAGATCCGTGCCGGCGACGTGATCTGGTGTCCGCCCGGTGTCAAACACTGGCATGGTGCCGCGCCTACAACGGCAATGTCACATATCGCACTCACGGGAACGCTCAACGGCAAGAACGTTGAATGGATGGAGAAAGTCAGCGACGAGCAATACCGCAAATGA